The following are from one region of the Granulimonas faecalis genome:
- a CDS encoding LytTR family transcriptional regulator DNA-binding domain-containing protein, with product MITDRNLRAFSIAVAMGNEKEALYLCQAVSELGMPVEPFYVHGDRELVECCDRGVADMILIGDDFGSTKGRFTAHLRALHRLKDPAPAAVVCHSKDSYCAAAEARAEDAMPASFDGARLRSTVERLMAMVPESSRVIEMIDCLEIDDGAEVHYARYSDISVVRWSSKSRNKVEVYTMDGPFLWSRTMEEARRELHPKGFVMVSRNAVVNLEAVLEVMPENSRRIKLKMPFMSEPVTVSKSLSKEVAEALALTGRFKAEDFSGGGNMGVFSAGVMADFLQKAMALVKGGDSGQGTLPGNLLGAF from the coding sequence TTGATCACCGACAGAAACTTGCGCGCCTTCAGTATCGCGGTGGCCATGGGCAACGAGAAGGAGGCTCTCTACCTCTGCCAGGCCGTGAGCGAGCTCGGGATGCCCGTGGAGCCCTTTTACGTCCATGGGGACCGCGAGCTTGTCGAATGCTGCGACCGTGGCGTCGCGGACATGATTCTCATCGGTGACGACTTCGGCTCCACCAAGGGCCGGTTCACCGCGCACCTCCGCGCGCTCCACCGCCTTAAGGACCCCGCCCCGGCCGCCGTCGTCTGCCACTCCAAGGACTCCTATTGCGCGGCCGCCGAGGCCAGGGCCGAGGACGCGATGCCCGCGTCCTTCGACGGCGCCCGCCTGCGCTCCACCGTGGAGCGTCTCATGGCCATGGTCCCCGAGTCGTCCCGCGTGATCGAGATGATCGACTGCCTCGAGATCGACGACGGTGCCGAGGTCCATTACGCCCGCTATTCGGACATCTCCGTGGTCCGCTGGAGCTCGAAATCGCGCAACAAGGTGGAGGTCTACACCATGGATGGCCCCTTCCTGTGGTCGCGCACCATGGAAGAGGCGAGGAGGGAGCTCCACCCGAAGGGCTTCGTCATGGTCAGCCGGAACGCCGTGGTGAACCTCGAGGCCGTCCTCGAGGTGATGCCGGAGAACAGCCGCAGGATCAAGCTCAAGATGCCCTTCATGTCTGAGCCCGTCACGGTCTCCAAGTCGCTGTCCAAGGAGGTGGCCGAGGCCCTGGCCCTCACCGGGCGTTTCAAGGCGGAGGACTTCTCCGGTGGCGGCAACATGGGCGTCTTCAGCGCCGGCGTCATGGCCGACTTCCTGCAGAAGGCCATGGCGCTCGTCAAAGGCGGCGACAGCGGCCAGGGCACCCTGCCCGGGAACCTCCTGGGGGCCTTCTAG